A single region of the Enterobacter cloacae complex sp. R_G8 genome encodes:
- a CDS encoding DUF1294 domain-containing protein: protein MTLNQFCFFILICAAFCSLLSAWPVAIWFLLINVLTMVIYGADKMAARKGMRRIPEVTLLVFGIVGGWPGAIMGQQIFRHKTQKQPFKTWFLLTVVVSIVATVALYHFGFIVR, encoded by the coding sequence ATGACATTGAATCAATTTTGTTTTTTTATACTGATCTGTGCTGCGTTCTGCAGTCTGTTGTCCGCCTGGCCCGTAGCCATATGGTTCCTGCTCATCAACGTGCTGACAATGGTTATTTACGGCGCCGATAAAATGGCAGCACGAAAAGGAATGCGCAGGATACCGGAAGTGACCTTACTGGTCTTCGGCATTGTGGGCGGATGGCCTGGCGCCATTATGGGCCAACAGATTTTTCGCCATAAAACGCAAAAGCAGCCGTTCAAAACCTGGTTTTTACTGACTGTCGTCGTGAGCATCGTAGCCACGGTAGCGCTGTATCATTTTGGTTTTATTGTTCGCTAG
- a CDS encoding GFA family protein — protein sequence MADIRHARCHCGAVAFTVTLTDGLNTARRCSCSFCRMRGAVVVSAPLTGITVTKGEDKLTEYRFNTGTARHFFCSVCGIYTFHQRRSNPNEYGVNVACFENVSPFDFPEVTVMDGVNHPADGDSGVFGYLSFRKRTSTEAS from the coding sequence ATGGCTGATATTCGTCATGCACGGTGCCATTGTGGCGCAGTGGCATTCACCGTTACGTTGACCGATGGGTTAAATACCGCCCGGCGCTGCAGCTGTTCTTTTTGTCGGATGAGAGGGGCGGTTGTGGTCTCTGCGCCGTTAACCGGTATTACCGTCACCAAAGGCGAGGATAAGCTTACGGAGTACCGCTTTAACACCGGTACGGCCCGGCATTTCTTCTGTTCGGTCTGCGGGATTTATACCTTCCATCAGCGGCGTTCCAATCCCAATGAATATGGCGTGAATGTTGCCTGTTTTGAAAATGTCTCCCCGTTCGATTTTCCCGAGGTGACGGTGATGGATGGGGTCAATCATCCTGCAGATGGTGACAGCGGCGTCTTTGGCTATCTCTCTTTTCGCAAACGCACGTCAACGGAAGCGTCCTAG
- a CDS encoding methyl-accepting chemotaxis protein gives MLRNISVRTFIVYFLLSLFLINAAVVVLFSGASPLFITLNVINMIALFLLWAYMTKYLVTPINTVKKSIEEVTSGNLGVTIPEFGNNCAGRLIPGINSLSSNIATLVREIRASSHTAMTLSDQLSSRSAQLSVKTEQQSASLVQTAASMEQMAASTRNNADNTRLASEQANEATLQARKGGELMGQVAHNMQSITECAQQMTEIISMIDGIAFQTNILALNAAVEAARAGDHGKGFSVVAEEVRNLAHRSADAAKNIKTLIEVTSNNVTQGVTVVSEAEKNMREIVAGSSNVSRLMDEISSSTSEQEKGISQITLALSELERVTQSNVAMAEELNGSSDVLRNQVIELQSRTRNFRLDGRAPSDGSLSAPGVPLSFAQRQGHSV, from the coding sequence ATGCTAAGAAATATTAGTGTCAGAACCTTCATTGTCTATTTCCTTTTGTCTCTTTTTTTGATAAACGCAGCTGTCGTGGTTCTTTTTTCGGGCGCGTCGCCGCTCTTTATTACGCTCAATGTAATAAATATGATTGCTCTTTTTTTACTCTGGGCCTACATGACCAAATATCTTGTGACACCGATCAATACTGTGAAAAAAAGTATTGAAGAAGTGACCTCGGGGAATCTTGGCGTGACGATACCGGAGTTTGGTAACAACTGTGCAGGGCGTTTAATCCCTGGGATTAATAGCCTCTCGAGCAATATTGCGACACTGGTCCGGGAAATCAGGGCATCGTCACACACCGCCATGACCTTATCGGATCAACTCTCCTCACGCAGCGCGCAACTTTCTGTGAAAACGGAGCAGCAGTCTGCCTCGCTGGTGCAAACCGCGGCCAGCATGGAGCAGATGGCGGCAAGCACCAGAAATAATGCCGATAACACCCGGCTGGCCAGTGAACAGGCCAATGAGGCCACCCTTCAGGCACGCAAAGGCGGAGAACTGATGGGGCAGGTTGCTCACAATATGCAATCGATCACCGAATGCGCGCAGCAAATGACGGAGATTATCTCGATGATCGACGGCATTGCCTTCCAGACCAATATCCTGGCGCTTAACGCAGCCGTTGAGGCAGCAAGGGCGGGAGACCACGGAAAAGGATTCTCTGTAGTTGCAGAGGAGGTACGAAATCTGGCTCACCGCAGCGCGGACGCGGCGAAGAACATCAAAACGCTGATTGAAGTCACGAGTAATAACGTGACGCAGGGCGTAACGGTGGTGTCAGAAGCGGAAAAAAATATGCGTGAGATAGTGGCCGGATCCAGCAATGTCAGCCGTCTGATGGATGAAATTTCCAGCTCGACATCCGAGCAGGAGAAAGGGATTTCGCAGATCACGCTGGCATTATCAGAGCTGGAAAGGGTCACGCAAAGCAATGTGGCTATGGCGGAGGAACTTAACGGATCTTCCGACGTGCTGCGTAATCAGGTTATCGAATTGCAGTCCCGGACACGCAACTTCCGGCTCGACGGGAGAGCCCCCTCTGACGGTTCGTTGTCGGCACCGGGTGTTCCCCTGTCGTTCGCGCAGCGACAAGGACATTCTGTGTGA
- the ompC gene encoding porin OmpC — translation MQRKVLALMIPALLMAGAAHAAEIYNKDGNKLDLYGKVDGLHYFSDDTSKDGDQTYMRLGFKGETQINDMMTGYAQWEYNIQANNTEGSDNQSWTRLAFAGVKVGDYGSFDYGRNYGVLYDVEGWTDMLPEFGGDSYTYADNFMTGRANGVATYRNTDFYGLVPGLNFALQYQGNNEDASNNQEGTNNGRDTRHENGDGFGISTTYDFGMGISAGAAYTSSDRTNDQVRNTTAGGDKADAWTAGLKYDANNIYLAAMYSETRNMTPYGDNESAVANKTQNFEVTAQYQFDFGLRPAISYLQSKGKDLGNGQGDQDLVKYADVGATYYFNKNMSTYVDYKINLLDEDDSFYKNNGIGTDDVVALGLVYQF, via the coding sequence ATGCAAAGAAAAGTACTGGCCCTGATGATTCCGGCTCTGTTAATGGCTGGCGCTGCGCATGCAGCAGAGATTTATAATAAGGATGGCAATAAATTAGATCTGTACGGAAAAGTAGATGGTTTGCACTACTTCTCTGATGACACGTCTAAAGACGGCGATCAAACCTATATGCGTCTCGGTTTCAAGGGCGAAACCCAGATCAACGATATGATGACCGGCTACGCACAGTGGGAATACAACATTCAGGCAAATAACACTGAAGGGTCTGATAACCAGTCCTGGACACGTCTGGCCTTTGCCGGTGTAAAAGTCGGTGACTACGGTTCCTTTGACTACGGCCGTAACTATGGTGTCCTGTACGACGTGGAAGGATGGACCGATATGCTGCCGGAGTTCGGCGGCGACTCTTACACCTATGCCGATAACTTTATGACCGGCCGTGCCAATGGCGTAGCAACCTACCGCAACACCGATTTCTATGGTCTGGTGCCGGGCCTGAACTTTGCTCTGCAGTATCAGGGTAATAACGAAGATGCCAGCAATAACCAGGAAGGGACCAATAATGGTCGCGACACGCGTCATGAGAACGGTGACGGCTTCGGTATTTCTACCACCTATGATTTCGGTATGGGAATTTCAGCGGGGGCGGCCTATACCTCTTCCGACCGTACCAACGATCAGGTGAGAAATACCACGGCGGGCGGGGATAAAGCAGATGCCTGGACCGCGGGTCTGAAATATGACGCCAACAATATCTATCTGGCGGCCATGTATTCTGAAACCCGCAATATGACCCCTTACGGCGACAATGAAAGCGCCGTGGCGAATAAAACCCAGAACTTTGAAGTTACCGCACAATACCAGTTCGATTTTGGTCTGCGTCCGGCAATTTCCTACCTGCAGTCGAAAGGTAAAGACCTGGGTAACGGTCAGGGCGATCAGGATCTGGTTAAATATGCTGACGTTGGCGCCACCTATTACTTCAACAAAAATATGTCCACCTATGTGGATTATAAAATCAACCTGCTGGATGAAGATGACAGCTTCTACAAAAACAACGGTATTGGTACCGATGATGTCGTCGCATTAGGCCTGGTTTACCAGTTCTGA
- the ttcA gene encoding tRNA 2-thiocytidine(32) synthetase TtcA, whose product MQDNQSNTKKEQYNLNKLQKRLRRNVGEAIADFNMIEEGDRIMVCLSGGKDSYTMLEILRNLQQSAPVKFSLVAVNLDQKQPGFPEHILPEYLDKLGVEYKIVEENTYGIVKEKIPEGKTTCSLCSRLRRGILYRTATELGATKIALGHHRDDILQTLFLNMFYGGKMKGMPPKLMSDDGKHIVIRPLAYCREKDIERFSQAKAFPIIPCNLCGSQPNLQRQVIGDMLRDWDKRYPGRIETMFSAMQNVVPSHLADVELFDFKGINHDSEVVNGGDLAFDREEIPMQPAGWQPEEDDNQFDELRLNVLEVK is encoded by the coding sequence ATGCAAGACAATCAATCAAATACAAAGAAAGAACAGTACAACCTGAACAAGCTGCAGAAGCGGCTGCGCCGTAATGTGGGCGAAGCCATTGCAGACTTCAATATGATTGAAGAAGGCGACCGGATCATGGTTTGCCTGTCAGGGGGGAAAGACAGCTACACCATGCTGGAGATCCTGCGTAATCTTCAACAGAGCGCGCCGGTGAAATTCTCCCTGGTAGCCGTAAACCTTGACCAGAAACAGCCGGGTTTCCCTGAGCATATTCTGCCGGAATATCTCGATAAACTGGGCGTTGAGTACAAAATCGTCGAAGAAAATACCTACGGTATCGTAAAAGAGAAGATCCCGGAGGGCAAAACCACCTGCTCTCTCTGCTCTCGTCTGCGCCGTGGCATTCTGTACCGTACTGCGACAGAGCTGGGTGCGACAAAAATTGCGCTCGGTCATCACCGCGACGATATCCTGCAAACGCTGTTCCTGAACATGTTCTACGGCGGGAAGATGAAAGGCATGCCGCCTAAGCTGATGAGCGATGACGGCAAACACATTGTCATCCGCCCTCTCGCCTATTGCCGCGAGAAGGACATTGAACGCTTCTCCCAGGCGAAAGCTTTCCCGATTATTCCATGCAACCTGTGTGGCTCTCAGCCAAACCTGCAGCGCCAGGTCATTGGTGACATGCTGCGTGACTGGGATAAACGTTATCCAGGACGCATCGAAACCATGTTCAGCGCCATGCAGAACGTGGTGCCTTCACACCTTGCGGATGTTGAGCTGTTCGACTTCAAAGGCATCAACCATGATTCAGAGGTGGTGAATGGCGGCGATTTGGCGTTTGATCGGGAAGAGATCCCAATGCAGCCTGCGGGCTGGCAGCCGGAAGAGGATGATAATCAGTTTGACGAGCTGCGCCTGAACGTACTTGAAGTGAAATAA
- a CDS encoding bifunctional diguanylate cyclase/phosphodiesterase, giving the protein MLNVSWDPVLIAISYLVAFIASFLALDSAGKIPLSGRKAAMFWRIAGGVTLGIGIWSMHFIGMLAMQMPMIMSYHLWLTLASLGVAVVASTLAMNIAVTGARLSPFRLILSTLILSAGVVSMHYTGMAALMLDSPIIWDQRTVGLSILIAIMASGAAIWLAFHLRHQRKGIFINRILAALVLGAAICAMHYTGMRAAQFGDMTHTLPGGISELGLSIWVSVTTLSLLGIMLIISLIDSHWRTSRLTENLQQLNRQLELQARFDALTGLANRHQMDLRMQDCLRSALLSNKQFAVVFLDVDHFRQVNDTWGHNVGDELLITIAQRITARLTREMTLARLGGDAFILLVPECDDDKLQTLLPTLLEDLRRPLSLCGHTLSTTLSAGVSRYPQDGETLHELKLKADAAMHYVKKAGRNDWAVYRTEMSTAIPANPGFLQELTQALERDQFELWYQPTWHAEEKTIHGFEALLRWRHPEQGVLLPNLFLPSLEQTGLIIPVGNWAIEAACRQLHFWTEQGFAHWTLSFNLSPVQFEQPDIFQIVSSMLQKYNLSPSRLILEVTESTALKNLDRSIELLSAFNQAGITVSIDDFGTGYSNLLMLSVLPAKELKIDKSFVTSMLENEKSRKLVETIINIARTMEMYVVAEGIETEEQRAVLTELGCDYLQGFLFSRPLPAEQVPWLLLQINSEKQIIPIGKIHTESAFISQKNHASQG; this is encoded by the coding sequence ATGCTCAATGTATCGTGGGACCCAGTGTTAATAGCCATCTCTTATCTCGTGGCCTTTATCGCCTCGTTTTTGGCTCTGGACAGTGCAGGAAAAATCCCCCTCTCCGGTCGCAAGGCGGCAATGTTCTGGCGTATTGCCGGAGGGGTTACGCTGGGCATCGGGATCTGGTCGATGCATTTTATCGGCATGTTAGCGATGCAAATGCCCATGATCATGAGCTATCACCTCTGGTTAACCCTTGCCTCCCTGGGCGTCGCGGTGGTGGCGTCTACGCTGGCAATGAATATTGCCGTGACGGGCGCTCGTCTTTCTCCCTTTAGGCTGATCCTCTCCACCTTAATTCTGAGTGCAGGAGTCGTGTCGATGCACTATACCGGCATGGCCGCGCTGATGCTGGATAGCCCCATCATCTGGGATCAACGTACCGTCGGCTTATCCATATTGATTGCCATAATGGCCTCCGGAGCCGCAATCTGGTTGGCCTTCCACCTGCGGCATCAGCGAAAAGGGATCTTCATCAATCGCATTCTCGCCGCTTTAGTCCTTGGGGCTGCCATCTGCGCCATGCACTACACCGGAATGCGTGCCGCTCAGTTTGGTGACATGACACATACCCTTCCCGGCGGGATCAGCGAACTGGGATTATCTATCTGGGTTTCAGTAACAACGCTGAGCCTGCTCGGCATCATGTTGATTATCTCGCTTATTGATTCACACTGGCGCACCAGTCGGTTAACGGAAAATCTGCAACAGCTTAATCGCCAGCTCGAGCTCCAGGCGCGATTTGACGCCCTCACCGGCCTGGCTAACCGCCACCAGATGGATCTCCGGATGCAGGATTGCCTGCGCAGTGCGCTGCTCAGTAATAAGCAATTTGCCGTAGTTTTCCTCGACGTTGATCACTTCAGACAGGTTAATGACACCTGGGGGCATAATGTCGGCGATGAGTTGTTAATCACCATTGCACAGCGCATCACGGCGAGGCTGACCCGAGAGATGACCCTGGCAAGACTGGGAGGCGATGCCTTTATCCTGCTGGTTCCTGAATGTGATGACGATAAACTCCAGACCCTGCTCCCCACGCTGCTCGAAGACTTGCGCCGCCCTCTTTCCCTGTGCGGGCATACACTGAGCACCACACTCAGTGCAGGCGTCAGCCGCTATCCTCAGGATGGTGAAACGCTGCACGAATTAAAATTAAAAGCGGATGCCGCAATGCATTACGTGAAGAAGGCGGGCCGAAACGACTGGGCGGTCTACCGGACAGAGATGTCGACGGCGATCCCGGCCAACCCCGGTTTTCTGCAGGAGCTCACCCAGGCGCTCGAGCGCGATCAGTTTGAACTGTGGTATCAACCTACCTGGCATGCTGAAGAGAAGACAATCCATGGCTTTGAGGCGCTTCTGCGCTGGCGACATCCCGAACAAGGCGTGCTGCTGCCGAATCTGTTTTTACCTTCGCTGGAACAGACAGGATTAATTATCCCTGTGGGTAACTGGGCGATTGAAGCGGCATGCCGACAGCTGCATTTCTGGACTGAACAAGGTTTTGCCCATTGGACGCTCTCCTTTAACCTGTCTCCTGTGCAGTTTGAACAGCCGGATATCTTTCAGATCGTATCGTCCATGTTGCAAAAATATAATCTGTCGCCTTCCCGACTCATTCTCGAGGTCACGGAGAGCACTGCCCTTAAAAATCTTGACCGCAGTATCGAATTACTGAGTGCATTCAACCAGGCCGGGATCACCGTCTCTATTGATGATTTTGGCACCGGTTATTCTAATCTGCTCATGCTCAGCGTGCTTCCGGCAAAAGAGCTCAAAATCGACAAAAGCTTTGTAACGTCAATGCTGGAAAATGAAAAAAGCCGCAAGCTGGTGGAGACCATTATCAATATTGCCCGGACAATGGAGATGTATGTTGTTGCTGAAGGGATCGAAACGGAAGAGCAACGGGCGGTGTTAACGGAGCTGGGGTGTGACTATTTGCAAGGGTTCCTGTTCTCCAGACCTTTACCTGCCGAACAGGTTCCGTGGTTGCTGCTGCAGATTAATTCAGAGAAACAGATTATACCCATTGGTAAAATTCATACGGAATCCGCTTTTATTTCACAAAAAAATCATGCCTCACAGGGTTAA
- the zntB gene encoding zinc transporter ZntB, producing the protein MESIKGSELNVPDAVFAWVFDGNGGARPLEDNDEIDHAHPCWLHLNYTHPDSADWLASTPLLPNNVRDALAGESLRPRVSRMGDGTLITLRCINGSTDERPDQLVAMRVYMDDGLIVSTRQRKVLALDDVVNDLKEGTGPTDCGSWLVDVCDALTDHASEFIEELHDKIIDLEDNLLDQQIPPRGFLALLRKQLIVMRRYMTPQRDVYARLASERFSWMNDDQRRRMQDIADRLGRGLDEIDSCIARTAVMADEIAQVMQESLARRTYTMSLMAMVFLPSTFLTGLFGVNLGGIPGGAYRYGFTAFCVMLAVLIGGVAWWLHRSKWL; encoded by the coding sequence GTGGAGAGCATAAAAGGGTCTGAACTGAACGTTCCTGACGCAGTGTTTGCGTGGGTGTTCGACGGTAATGGCGGTGCCAGGCCGCTGGAAGACAACGATGAGATTGATCACGCGCATCCCTGCTGGCTACACCTGAACTATACCCATCCGGACAGCGCTGACTGGCTGGCATCAACCCCACTGTTGCCGAACAACGTACGCGACGCGCTGGCGGGTGAAAGCCTGCGGCCACGCGTGAGCCGGATGGGGGACGGTACGTTGATCACCCTTCGCTGTATTAACGGCAGCACGGATGAGCGTCCGGATCAGCTGGTGGCGATGCGGGTCTATATGGATGACGGTCTTATTGTCTCCACTCGTCAGCGTAAAGTGCTGGCGCTGGATGACGTGGTGAACGATCTGAAAGAGGGCACCGGGCCGACTGATTGCGGTAGCTGGCTGGTGGATGTCTGCGATGCGCTCACCGATCATGCGAGTGAGTTTATTGAAGAGCTGCACGACAAAATTATCGACCTGGAAGATAACCTGCTCGATCAGCAAATACCGCCGCGCGGCTTCCTGGCGTTACTGCGCAAACAGCTGATCGTGATGCGCCGCTATATGACGCCACAACGCGATGTGTATGCCCGCCTCGCCAGCGAACGCTTCAGCTGGATGAACGACGATCAGCGTCGCAGGATGCAGGATATTGCGGACAGGCTTGGGCGCGGGCTGGATGAAATTGATTCCTGTATCGCCAGAACGGCGGTGATGGCGGATGAGATCGCCCAGGTGATGCAGGAGTCGCTGGCCAGAAGAACCTACACGATGTCGCTGATGGCAATGGTCTTTTTACCCAGCACCTTCCTGACCGGACTGTTTGGCGTAAACCTGGGCGGTATCCCCGGAGGGGCTTATCGTTACGGTTTTACTGCGTTTTGCGTCATGTTAGCTGTTTTGATTGGCGGTGTTGCATGGTGGTTGCATCGTAGTAAATGGTTGTAA
- a CDS encoding YgdI/YgdR family lipoprotein gives MKGGIFAFLALGVALAITGCSSDYVISTKDGHMMTTHGKPERDKDTGLISYKDADGSIHQIHQSDVKEIVEK, from the coding sequence ATGAAGGGTGGTATTTTTGCATTTTTGGCATTAGGTGTCGCGTTAGCAATAACAGGGTGCTCAAGTGATTATGTCATATCGACCAAAGATGGACATATGATGACCACACATGGAAAACCAGAGCGAGATAAAGACACCGGTTTAATTTCATACAAAGATGCAGATGGCAGCATTCATCAGATTCATCAATCGGATGTGAAAGAGATTGTAGAGAAGTAA
- the dbpA gene encoding ATP-dependent RNA helicase DbpA, protein MTAFSTLNVLPAAQLDNLNELGYLTMTPVQAAALPAILEGRDVRVQAKTGSGKTAAFGLGLLQHIDATLFQTQSLVLCPTRELADQVAGELRRLARFLPNTKILTLCGGQPFGAQRDSLQHAPHIIVATPGRLLDHLQKGTVSLDALQTLVMDEADRMLDMGFSDAIDEVIRFAPEDRQTLLFSATWPEAIAAISGRVQKNPLTIEIDSVDALPAIEQQFFETSQQGKIPLLQKLLSQHQPASCVVFCNTKKDCQAVCDALNAAGQSALSLHGDLEQRDRDQTLVRFANGSARVLVATDVAARGLDIKSLELVVNYELAWDPEVHVHRIGRTARAGNSGLAISFCAPEEAQRANILSEMLQIKLNWVNTPGNVRVVPLEAEMATLCIDGGKKAKMRPGDVLGALTGDMGLDGADIGKITVHPAHVYVAICQAVAHKAWKQLQNGKIKGKTCRVRLLK, encoded by the coding sequence GTGACCGCTTTTTCTACCCTGAATGTTCTGCCTGCCGCCCAACTCGATAACCTCAACGAGTTGGGATACCTCACGATGACGCCTGTTCAGGCGGCCGCATTACCCGCCATTCTTGAGGGGCGCGATGTTCGCGTACAGGCAAAAACCGGCAGTGGGAAAACGGCAGCGTTCGGTCTTGGGCTGTTACAGCATATTGATGCCACTCTGTTCCAGACCCAGTCTCTGGTTCTGTGCCCGACCCGCGAACTGGCCGACCAGGTCGCGGGTGAGTTGCGTCGTCTGGCGCGCTTCCTGCCCAACACCAAGATCTTAACCCTCTGCGGCGGACAGCCGTTCGGGGCGCAGCGTGATTCGCTCCAGCATGCGCCTCATATTATTGTCGCGACACCTGGCCGTCTGCTGGATCATCTGCAAAAAGGCACCGTTTCACTGGATGCCCTGCAAACGCTGGTGATGGATGAAGCGGACCGTATGCTGGATATGGGCTTCAGCGACGCGATCGACGAGGTGATCCGCTTCGCACCGGAAGATCGTCAGACATTGTTATTTTCTGCGACCTGGCCTGAGGCCATCGCTGCGATCAGCGGTCGTGTACAAAAAAATCCGCTCACGATTGAAATCGACAGCGTGGATGCGCTGCCTGCCATCGAGCAGCAGTTCTTTGAAACCTCGCAGCAGGGCAAAATCCCGCTTCTGCAGAAATTGCTGAGCCAGCACCAGCCCGCCTCCTGCGTGGTGTTTTGTAACACCAAAAAAGATTGCCAGGCAGTGTGTGATGCCCTGAATGCCGCCGGGCAAAGCGCGCTGTCATTGCATGGCGATCTGGAACAGCGCGATCGTGACCAGACGCTGGTTCGCTTCGCCAACGGCAGCGCCCGTGTACTGGTCGCGACCGATGTCGCCGCACGTGGGCTGGACATTAAATCGCTGGAGCTGGTTGTTAACTACGAGCTGGCCTGGGATCCAGAAGTACACGTTCACCGCATTGGGCGTACTGCACGCGCGGGAAACAGCGGGCTTGCCATTAGCTTCTGCGCGCCGGAAGAGGCGCAGCGCGCCAATATCTTGTCTGAAATGCTGCAGATAAAGCTTAACTGGGTGAACACCCCGGGGAACGTTCGCGTTGTGCCACTCGAAGCCGAAATGGCGACGCTGTGTATTGATGGCGGCAAAAAAGCCAAGATGCGCCCGGGTGACGTGCTAGGCGCGCTGACAGGGGACATGGGGCTGGATGGCGCCGATATCGGCAAGATTACCGTTCATCCGGCACATGTCTATGTGGCAATCTGCCAGGCGGTTGCGCATAAGGCCTGGAAGCAGCTGCAAAACGGTAAAATTAAAGGCAAAACCTGCCGGGTCAGATTGCTGAAATAA